The Streptomyces spororaveus genome includes a region encoding these proteins:
- a CDS encoding VWA domain-containing protein, which yields MITRKRLAVGACGLLAALAVGLFPASATAADEPTAKEPPKVDLVLDVSGSMRANDIDGQTRMAAAKQAFNEVIDAVPAEVRLGIRTLGADYPGDDRATGCKDTKQLYAVGPLDRTEAKTAVATLAPTGWTPIGPALLGAAQDLEGGNGSKRIVLITDGEDTCAPLDPCEVARDIAAKGIHLVIDTLGLVPDAKTRAQLTCIAEATGGTYTSVQHKADLSKRVKQLVDRAADPVVNPVATEGAKQCEGAPPLKAGLYSDRETFGEHRWYRVDVLPGQELRASVSIGADRAVNNDYGVLLRATTVHGREIVRGSEAGDGRTDVLSTGLRYPKAEIDGLDSDAKPVPETVCLQVSNSFSAPASVKTTPGMPVELTIDLVDGPDEASDVAAFGLGRGWWLLAVLALAGLLAGLVWGWISRWRISVWRTN from the coding sequence ATGATCACAAGAAAACGGCTTGCGGTCGGGGCGTGCGGCCTGCTCGCCGCCCTGGCCGTCGGGCTCTTCCCGGCGAGCGCCACCGCCGCCGACGAACCGACGGCGAAGGAACCCCCCAAGGTCGACCTCGTCCTCGACGTCAGCGGCTCCATGCGGGCCAACGACATCGACGGACAGACCCGCATGGCCGCGGCCAAGCAGGCCTTCAACGAGGTCATCGACGCGGTCCCGGCCGAGGTGCGCCTCGGCATACGGACCCTGGGGGCCGACTACCCGGGGGACGACCGGGCCACGGGCTGCAAGGACACCAAGCAGCTCTACGCGGTCGGCCCCCTCGACCGGACCGAGGCGAAGACCGCGGTGGCGACCCTCGCCCCCACCGGCTGGACCCCGATCGGACCGGCCCTGCTCGGCGCGGCCCAGGACCTGGAGGGCGGCAACGGCTCCAAGCGGATCGTGCTCATCACGGACGGCGAGGACACCTGCGCCCCGCTCGACCCGTGCGAAGTGGCGCGCGACATCGCCGCCAAGGGCATCCACCTGGTCATCGACACCCTCGGCCTGGTCCCGGACGCCAAGACCCGGGCCCAGCTGACCTGCATCGCCGAGGCCACCGGCGGTACCTACACCTCGGTGCAGCACAAGGCCGACCTCTCCAAGCGGGTGAAACAACTCGTCGACCGGGCCGCGGACCCGGTCGTCAACCCGGTGGCGACCGAGGGCGCGAAGCAGTGCGAGGGCGCCCCGCCGCTGAAGGCCGGCCTCTACAGCGACCGCGAGACCTTCGGTGAACACCGCTGGTACCGGGTCGACGTCCTGCCGGGCCAGGAACTGCGCGCCTCGGTCAGCATCGGGGCCGACCGTGCCGTCAACAACGACTACGGCGTCCTGCTGCGCGCCACCACCGTCCACGGGCGCGAGATCGTCCGCGGCTCGGAGGCGGGCGACGGCCGTACCGATGTCCTCTCCACCGGCCTGCGCTACCCGAAGGCCGAGATCGACGGCCTGGACTCGGACGCCAAGCCCGTACCGGAGACCGTCTGCCTCCAGGTCAGCAACTCCTTCTCCGCTCCCGCCTCCGTCAAGACGACCCCGGGCATGCCCGTCGAGCTGACCATCGACCTGGTGGACGGCCCCGACGAGGCCTCCGACGTCGCCGCCTTCGGCCTCGGGCGGGGCTGGTGGCTGCTGGCCGTGCTGGCGCTCGCCGGGCTGCTGGCCGGTCTGGTGTGGGGTTGGATCTCCCGCTGGCGTATCTCCGTCTGGAGGACCAACTGA